From one Phocoena sinus isolate mPhoSin1 chromosome 6, mPhoSin1.pri, whole genome shotgun sequence genomic stretch:
- the LOC116755466 gene encoding interferon alpha-1-like, with the protein MAPNLSLLLALVLLSCNSNCSLGCDLPQTHSLANRRALMLLQQMRRISPFSCLKDRNDFGFPQDAFEGNQFQKAQAIAVVHEMIQQTFQLFSTEGSAAAWDETLLDKFCTALYQQLTDLQACLMQEAGLEGTPLLKEDSILAVRKYFHRITVYLQEKKYSPCAWEIVRAEVMRSFSSSTNLQERLRRKE; encoded by the coding sequence ATGGCCCCAAACTTGTCTTTACTCCTGGCCCTGGTGCTACTCAGCTGCAACTCCAACTGCTCTCTGGGCTGCGACCTGCCTCAGACCCACAGCCTGGCTAACAGGAGGGCCCTGATGCTCCTGCAACAAATGAGGAGAATCTCCCCCTTCTCCTGCCTGAAGGACAGAAATGACTTTGGATTCCCCCAGGACGCGTTTGAAGGAAACCAGTTCCAGAAGGCTCAAGCCATCGCTGTCGTCCATGAGATGATCCAGCAGACCTTCCAACTCTTCAGCACAGAGGGCTCGGCTGCTGCTTGGGATGAGACCCTCCTGGACAAGTTCTGCACTGCACTTTATCAGCAGCTCACTGACCTGCAAGCCTGTCTGATGCAGGAGGCGGGGCTGGAAGGGACTCCCCTGCTGAAGGAGGACTCCATCCTGGCTGTGAGGAAATACTTCCACAGAATCACTGTCTATCTGCAAGAGAAGAAGTACAGCCCTTGTGCCTGGGAGATTGTCAGAGCAGAAGTCATGAGATCCTTCTCTTCATCAACAAACTTGCAAGAAAGACTCAGGAGGAAGGAATGA
- the LOC116755468 gene encoding interferon omega-1-like, producing MAQIYLLVAGVMLCSIPAYSLGWNLPRSHSQENKDVFQHLEQMQRIPSQWCLKDRTDFKFPWKRENITPIQVTQGTCHHHLMLQQIFNLFTTEDSRVAWSNTLLDKLLSSLHLRLHRLEQMKKDNLDCRDLGRAAREYFHGIRVYLKAKEYSSCAWEVVRVEIKRCLSLM from the coding sequence ATGGCCCAGATCTATTTGCTAGTGGCAGGAGTGATGCTCTGCTCTATCCCTGCTTACTCTCTTGGCTGGAACTTGCCTAGAAGCCATAGCCAGGAAAACAAGGACGTCTTCCAACATTTGGAACAGATGCAAAGGATCCCCTCTCAGTGGTGCCTAAAGGACAGAACCGACTTCAAATTTCCTTGGAAAAGAGAGAATATCACCCCAATCCAGGTGACTCAAGGCACCTGTCACCACCATCTGATGCTCCAGCAGATCTTCAACCTCTTCACCACGGAGGACAGCCGTGTTGCCTGGAGCAACACCCTCCTCGATAAACTTCTCTCTAGCCTTCATCTGAGGCTGCACCGACTGGAGCAGATGAAAAAAGACAATCTGGATTGTCGAGATTTGGGACGTGCTGCCCGGGAGTATTTCCATGGAATCCGTGTCTATCTGAAGGCAAAGGAATACAGCTCCTGTGCCTGGGAGGTTGTCAGAGTGGAAATTAAAAGGTGCCTTTCCCTTATGTAA